A window of the Rhodoferax sp. GW822-FHT02A01 genome harbors these coding sequences:
- the flgK gene encoding flagellar hook-associated protein FlgK, which produces MGILNIGSQALQANLVALQTIGNNIANVNTQGYSRQNVSLATVQGQYTGNGYVGKGVTVQTITRNYDQFLDRQSTLASATQASDAVRTDYLKQLSSIFQGGTNGIGQSINDMLNSFSDVASTPTDITARTVALTQVDETSRRLREASQSLDDLQTGITQSLNEKINSVNSIAKQIADVNGKIALAQSSGQPPNDLLDQRDQLVRNLNQYVQTTSLPASDGSIGIFIGGSQSLVLGNQAATMSLVKDDFSNAQQSKIAITRGGVSVSMDENTLGGGQVSGLLRFQNSDLVEGRNLLGRLTTSVTTAMNTQHQLGLDLNGNPGANLFTPVSVDNVLQPVAPATVNAGTADLHLAISDSTKFVASDYEITFTSGTAGTIKRTSDGTTQNFDLASPPVVVDGLTISNAGGNAVAGDRFYLKPFSSAANSISREFSNPAALAVASPVVGKMGTNNTGSLQLSSLTAGVNPPTNVPVTITFTSSNSYTRSDVAGTFTYTSGQAIQSGDTPNSWTLTLQGSPKSGDTFDVRSISDPSLNLDLKLNGGNATNIMNLRDVPTFDGAAMSDGYAGLISQIGVRAQSASYASQVSSSIATTAEQNRTAVSGVNLDEEASKLLQYQQAYQASAKMVQVAQSIFDTLIQTLGA; this is translated from the coding sequence ATGGGCATTCTCAACATCGGTTCGCAAGCCCTGCAGGCCAACCTGGTCGCGCTGCAGACCATTGGCAACAACATCGCCAACGTCAACACCCAGGGCTACTCGCGGCAGAACGTCTCTCTGGCAACGGTACAGGGCCAGTACACCGGTAATGGCTACGTCGGCAAAGGTGTGACCGTCCAGACGATCACGCGCAATTACGACCAGTTCCTGGACCGCCAGTCCACCCTGGCCAGCGCCACCCAGGCTTCCGATGCAGTGCGCACGGATTACCTGAAACAGCTGAGCTCGATCTTTCAAGGTGGAACCAACGGCATCGGCCAGTCCATCAACGACATGTTGAACTCGTTTTCGGACGTGGCTTCGACCCCTACCGACATTACGGCCCGCACGGTGGCACTGACCCAGGTGGACGAAACCTCGCGCAGGCTGCGTGAGGCGTCACAGAGCCTGGATGACCTGCAAACCGGCATCACCCAATCGCTGAACGAAAAGATCAACTCCGTCAATTCCATTGCCAAGCAGATCGCGGACGTCAACGGCAAGATTGCGCTGGCCCAGTCCAGCGGCCAGCCGCCCAACGACTTGCTGGACCAGCGCGACCAGCTGGTACGTAATCTGAACCAGTATGTGCAGACCACTTCGCTGCCGGCCAGCGATGGCTCCATCGGCATTTTCATTGGCGGCAGCCAGTCCCTGGTGCTGGGCAACCAGGCAGCCACCATGTCCCTGGTCAAGGATGACTTCAGCAACGCACAGCAGTCCAAGATCGCCATCACCCGTGGTGGTGTCAGCGTATCCATGGACGAAAACACGCTGGGCGGAGGCCAGGTATCGGGCCTGCTGCGCTTTCAGAACAGCGACCTGGTGGAAGGCCGTAACCTGCTGGGAAGATTGACGACATCCGTCACCACGGCGATGAACACGCAGCATCAGTTGGGCCTGGACCTGAACGGCAACCCGGGTGCCAACCTCTTCACGCCGGTGAGTGTGGACAACGTGCTGCAACCGGTGGCACCGGCGACGGTCAACGCCGGCACGGCAGACCTGCATCTGGCAATCAGCGACAGCACCAAGTTTGTTGCCTCGGACTACGAAATCACGTTTACGAGTGGTACGGCGGGAACGATCAAGCGGACCTCCGATGGCACGACCCAGAACTTTGATCTGGCCAGCCCTCCGGTAGTCGTAGACGGTCTCACTATCAGCAACGCAGGCGGCAATGCAGTAGCCGGCGACCGCTTCTACCTCAAGCCGTTCAGCTCGGCGGCCAACTCCATTTCCAGGGAGTTCTCCAACCCTGCTGCACTGGCCGTGGCAAGTCCCGTGGTCGGAAAGATGGGGACCAACAACACTGGCAGCCTGCAGTTGAGCAGTCTCACAGCAGGGGTCAACCCGCCGACCAATGTACCTGTCACGATCACCTTCACATCGTCCAACAGCTACACGCGCAGCGACGTTGCCGGCACCTTCACCTACACATCGGGACAAGCCATCCAGAGCGGCGATACGCCGAACTCGTGGACGCTGACACTGCAGGGCTCCCCCAAGTCGGGGGACACCTTTGACGTTCGCAGCATTTCCGACCCAAGCCTCAACCTGGATCTCAAGTTGAATGGTGGCAACGCCACCAACATCATGAACCTGCGTGACGTGCCCACATTTGACGGGGCCGCCATGAGTGACGGTTACGCCGGCCTGATTTCGCAGATTGGCGTGCGGGCCCAGAGCGCCAGCTACGCGTCCCAGGTCTCCAGCAGCATTGCAACCACTGCCGAGCAAAACCGCACCGCCGTGTCGGGTGTCAACCTGGATGAAGAAGCGTCCAAGCTGCTGCAGTACCAGCAGGCCTACCAGGCTTCTGCAAAAATGGTGCAGGTTGCGCAAAGCATTTTCGACACCCTGATACAGACCCTTGGAGCCTGA
- the flgL gene encoding flagellar hook-associated protein FlgL: protein MSITGLTRLGSANAYDTVIGNLETRQSNLTKIQEQLSTGKKITTPGDDPTGAAQAERALNRLSRIATDQRALDAQKNAITTAESTLGDITDALQQVRDLVSSAGNASYSNAERKTVANQIAGLSQRILSLANTQDSNGQPLFAALGSALKPFAGPATSPDYSFNGLPGTNATGTYTIPASLDGESAFMLQPARDAVYNVQITNGGTAPNLVSSPVTMTNSSQVNGSSYSIQVTAFDPVAGTATYDLTETPTSGSPTTTSGITVPWTKASGFTVTGMQGLTMSVSGTPTVGDTLSVTPNSSVFSTVDKAANDIANATTSAAASQAVAQALHNIDISLGRISAVRGQAGDLLNRADIISSSNDKRNIEQESNRSAAEDADMVKTISQFQNQTTGYQAALQSYAQIQKLSLFNYIS, encoded by the coding sequence ATGTCAATTACCGGACTTACCCGCCTCGGCTCTGCCAACGCCTACGACACCGTCATCGGCAACCTGGAAACGCGCCAGAGCAATCTCACCAAGATTCAGGAGCAGCTGTCCACCGGCAAGAAGATCACCACGCCCGGAGACGACCCCACCGGTGCCGCGCAGGCAGAGCGCGCACTCAACCGCCTCTCTCGCATCGCAACCGATCAACGTGCGCTGGACGCGCAGAAGAATGCAATCACCACGGCGGAAAGCACCCTGGGCGACATCACCGATGCGTTGCAACAGGTGCGCGACCTGGTGTCCAGCGCGGGCAACGCAAGCTACAGCAACGCGGAGCGCAAGACGGTGGCGAATCAAATTGCAGGCTTGAGCCAGCGCATACTGAGTCTGGCCAATACGCAGGACAGCAATGGGCAGCCCCTGTTCGCGGCGCTGGGTAGCGCACTCAAGCCTTTTGCCGGTCCTGCCACCTCGCCCGATTACTCCTTCAACGGACTGCCCGGTACCAATGCCACCGGGACCTACACCATCCCTGCATCCCTGGACGGCGAGAGCGCCTTCATGCTGCAACCCGCACGTGACGCGGTGTACAACGTGCAGATCACTAATGGTGGCACTGCCCCCAACCTGGTCAGCTCGCCGGTCACCATGACCAATTCATCGCAGGTGAATGGTTCGTCGTATTCCATCCAGGTAACTGCTTTTGATCCGGTTGCCGGCACGGCCACCTACGACCTCACCGAGACGCCTACCTCGGGCTCGCCCACCACGACCAGCGGGATCACCGTTCCCTGGACCAAGGCCAGCGGATTCACCGTCACCGGAATGCAAGGCCTGACCATGAGCGTCAGCGGCACGCCCACGGTGGGCGACACCTTGAGCGTCACCCCGAACTCCAGCGTCTTCTCGACTGTGGACAAGGCGGCGAATGACATCGCCAACGCCACCACCAGTGCGGCTGCCAGCCAGGCCGTGGCACAGGCGCTGCACAACATCGACATCAGCTTGGGACGGATTTCCGCCGTACGCGGCCAGGCGGGCGACCTGCTCAACCGGGCGGACATCATCAGCAGCTCCAACGACAAGCGCAACATCGAGCAGGAGTCCAACCGCTCCGCCGCCGAAGACGCGGACATGGTGAAGACCATTTCGCAATTCCAGAACCAGACCACCGGCTACCAGGCCGCGCTGCAGTCCTACGCACAGATCCAGAAGCTCTCGCTGTTCAACTACATCAGCTGA
- a CDS encoding PLP-dependent aminotransferase family protein translates to MLMKSSAQSLTEQLAQRFAQRIRDRLLAPGARLPSVRQCAQQQGVSPSTVVGAYDQLLAQGLVEARRNRGFYVRESVRHPGEPVSASEVGAGDVTQAGATPHPPPLNATTLIRGMFHTVSDKPQPGMGVLPQEWLQSSFLSSAVRRFCNVRELNDLSLQYGEPAGDTGLRRAISQKLKNVAVQATPAQIITTIGATHALDIVSRTLLKAGDYVMVEEPGWAVEFARLDALGMRILPVPRRAEGPDLEVMERYAQAHAPKLFVSVSVLHNPTGYSLNPTSAHRILQLANAHNFHVVEDDTYSHFAPEHSTRLCALDGLQRTIYVGGFAKILAPNWRVGYMAAPQDLVERLLDTKLLSTLTTPALLEKALAWCVEQGQIRRHAERIRLRLDGARTRSVALALAHGFSFASEPTGLFGWVETGVDTDALSQRMLDEGYLLAPGALFHAQRTPSSLMRINFATTQEPVFWETLQRLCAEQWGRT, encoded by the coding sequence ATGCTGATGAAAAGCAGCGCGCAATCGCTGACCGAACAACTGGCACAGCGCTTTGCCCAGCGCATTCGGGATCGCCTGCTGGCGCCCGGCGCACGACTGCCTTCGGTGCGCCAATGCGCGCAGCAGCAGGGTGTGAGCCCGTCCACCGTGGTGGGGGCTTACGACCAGTTGCTGGCCCAGGGGCTGGTAGAGGCCAGGCGTAACCGCGGCTTCTATGTACGGGAAAGCGTGCGCCATCCGGGCGAGCCAGTCAGTGCTTCTGAGGTCGGTGCAGGGGATGTGACGCAGGCCGGCGCAACGCCACACCCGCCGCCTCTGAACGCCACCACCCTGATTCGCGGCATGTTCCACACCGTCAGTGACAAGCCGCAGCCCGGCATGGGTGTGCTGCCACAGGAGTGGCTGCAGAGCTCCTTTCTGTCCAGCGCGGTGCGGCGGTTCTGCAATGTGCGGGAACTCAACGACCTGTCGCTGCAATACGGTGAGCCCGCTGGCGACACCGGGCTGCGCCGGGCCATCTCTCAGAAGCTCAAGAACGTTGCCGTGCAGGCCACTCCGGCGCAAATCATCACCACCATTGGCGCCACCCACGCGCTGGACATCGTCAGCCGCACGCTGCTCAAGGCCGGGGACTACGTCATGGTGGAGGAGCCCGGCTGGGCGGTGGAATTTGCCCGCCTGGATGCACTGGGCATGCGCATCCTGCCGGTGCCACGCCGTGCCGAAGGGCCGGATTTGGAGGTGATGGAACGCTACGCCCAGGCCCACGCGCCCAAGCTGTTCGTGAGCGTGAGCGTGCTGCACAACCCGACCGGCTACAGCCTCAACCCGACCAGCGCGCACCGCATCCTGCAACTGGCCAATGCGCACAACTTCCATGTGGTGGAGGACGATACCTACAGCCACTTTGCGCCCGAACATTCCACCCGCCTGTGCGCCCTGGACGGGCTGCAGCGCACCATCTACGTGGGCGGCTTTGCCAAGATCCTGGCGCCCAACTGGCGCGTGGGCTACATGGCCGCGCCACAGGACCTGGTGGAGCGGCTGCTGGATACCAAACTGCTATCCACGCTCACGACACCGGCCTTGCTGGAGAAGGCATTGGCCTGGTGTGTGGAGCAGGGGCAGATACGCCGCCACGCCGAGCGCATACGCCTGCGGCTCGATGGCGCCCGCACGCGCAGCGTGGCACTGGCGCTGGCGCACGGGTTTTCATTCGCCTCGGAACCGACGGGCCTGTTTGGTTGGGTGGAGACCGGCGTGGACACCGACGCGCTATCGCAGCGCATGCTGGACGAGGGCTACCTGCTGGCGCCCGGCGCGCTGTTCCATGCCCAGCGCACGCCCAGCAGCCTCATGCGCATCAACTTCGCGACTACGCAGGAACCGGTGTTCTGGGAGACGTTGCAGCGGCTTTGCGCCGAGCAATGGGGCCGGACCTAG
- a CDS encoding DMT family transporter: protein MKKEARGMWLGVLGVAIFAVTLPMTRLATGTPQDPQLSAWFITFARAALAGGLSLVFLGLTRSPLPTAAQRKPLFMAMLGNALGFPLLLGFALRHVTSGHAAVFTALLPLATAAMAAWVLHQRARLGFWVCAGLGALLVMAFSLMRAYQHAQGFALEWADLLLLGAILSAAVGYVYGAQVTPQLGAERVICWVCVMTLPFSIPGALLNWPAGSIHTASWFALAYVGVFSMWAGFFAWYRGLAIGGALRVSQVQLLQPFFSILAAVPLVGEMLEPVTLGFALAVVAVVFLGKRLASGPAPTQRPSPIPAPLGAKAPT from the coding sequence ATGAAAAAAGAAGCACGGGGTATGTGGCTGGGCGTGCTGGGCGTGGCAATCTTTGCCGTCACCTTGCCGATGACGCGTCTTGCCACCGGCACGCCGCAGGACCCGCAGCTCTCGGCCTGGTTTATCACCTTCGCCCGCGCCGCACTGGCTGGCGGCCTGTCGCTGGTCTTTCTGGGGTTGACGCGCTCGCCCCTGCCTACCGCTGCACAACGCAAACCCCTGTTCATGGCCATGCTGGGCAACGCGCTGGGATTTCCGCTGCTGCTGGGCTTTGCCCTGCGCCATGTCACGTCTGGCCATGCCGCCGTGTTTACTGCGCTGCTCCCACTGGCCACGGCCGCCATGGCCGCCTGGGTGCTGCACCAGCGCGCCCGTCTGGGCTTCTGGGTTTGCGCCGGTCTGGGTGCCCTGCTGGTCATGGCGTTCTCGTTGATGCGGGCGTACCAACATGCACAGGGCTTTGCACTGGAATGGGCAGACCTGCTACTGCTGGGCGCCATTCTGTCCGCCGCGGTGGGCTATGTGTATGGCGCCCAGGTCACGCCGCAACTGGGTGCCGAGCGCGTGATCTGCTGGGTTTGCGTCATGACCCTGCCCTTCAGCATACCGGGCGCCTTGCTCAACTGGCCTGCGGGCAGCATCCACACCGCGTCGTGGTTTGCACTGGCTTATGTGGGCGTATTCTCCATGTGGGCGGGCTTTTTTGCTTGGTACCGCGGCTTGGCTATCGGTGGCGCACTGCGCGTGAGCCAGGTGCAGTTGCTGCAGCCGTTCTTCAGCATTCTGGCTGCCGTCCCTCTGGTGGGTGAAATGCTGGAGCCGGTTACGCTGGGCTTTGCGCTGGCGGTGGTGGCAGTGGTGTTTCTGGGTAAGCGCTTGGCCAGCGGTCCAGCACCCACACAACGGCCCAGCCCCATACCCGCGCCGCTTGGCGCAAAGGCACCCACATGA
- a CDS encoding LysE family translocator, producing the protein MNYELLVAASLFAVVSLITPGPNNTMVLTSGVNFGLQRTLPHLLGICIGFGLMQVLVGLGLHTLLGQYPSVLEILRYVGGAYMLWLAWKLATSRSAPGVVAASTRPLGFWGAAAFQWVNPKAWVMCMTAMTAYLPTQASTTQVLMLGSMFTVLGIPCVGTWAAFGSSMRRFLQDPLKLRIFNNAMALALVASLYPMLMN; encoded by the coding sequence ATGAACTACGAACTGCTTGTTGCCGCCAGCCTGTTTGCCGTGGTGAGTCTGATCACGCCCGGACCCAACAACACCATGGTCCTTACTTCGGGGGTGAACTTCGGCCTGCAGCGCACGCTGCCCCATCTGCTGGGCATTTGCATTGGCTTTGGCCTGATGCAGGTGCTGGTGGGCCTGGGTCTGCACACCCTGCTCGGGCAATACCCGTCGGTACTGGAAATCCTGCGCTATGTGGGCGGCGCCTACATGCTGTGGCTGGCCTGGAAACTGGCAACCTCGCGTTCCGCACCCGGTGTGGTTGCCGCCAGTACACGCCCCCTGGGCTTCTGGGGAGCAGCGGCCTTTCAATGGGTCAATCCCAAGGCGTGGGTGATGTGCATGACCGCCATGACCGCCTACCTGCCCACCCAAGCCAGCACCACCCAGGTGCTTATGCTGGGCAGCATGTTCACGGTGCTGGGCATTCCCTGCGTGGGGACCTGGGCAGCGTTTGGCAGTAGCATGCGCAGATTCCTGCAGGACCCGCTGAAACTTCGCATCTTCAACAACGCAATGGCACTGGCCCTGGTGGCTTCGCTGTACCCCATGCTGATGAATTGA
- a CDS encoding PLP-dependent aminotransferase family protein has protein sequence MSSAKSPWTLSARAAKMNPSVIREILKVTERPGIISFAGGLPSAKTFPVAEFEAACAKVLRDDPSGALQYAASEGYAPLREMVAANLTQQASEQGQHWDVNPSQVLITTGSQQGLDLVAKILVDQGSRVLVESPTYLGAVMAFTPMEPEVVSVESDEEGIDLADLRDKARGARFLYTLPNFQNPTGRTMSEARRAALSKASGELGLPLMEDNPYGDLWFDTPPPASLTARNPEGGIYLGSFSKVLAPGLRMGFIVAPQAVYPKLLQAKQAADLHSPGFNQRMIYEVMQDGFLDRHVPTIRALYKSQRDAMLQALAEHFPDAATQPEQSLTWNTPAGGMFLWARLPAGMNAVNLLPHAVDKGVAFVPGAPFYASQADERSMRLSFVTPSVEEIRRGVAALASAIKEQQGR, from the coding sequence ATGAGCTCTGCCAAATCCCCATGGACTCTTTCCGCCCGCGCGGCCAAGATGAACCCGTCCGTGATCCGCGAAATCCTCAAGGTCACCGAGCGTCCCGGCATCATCAGCTTTGCCGGTGGCCTGCCCTCGGCCAAGACATTTCCCGTGGCGGAATTTGAAGCAGCTTGCGCCAAGGTATTGCGTGACGATCCCAGCGGTGCACTGCAGTACGCCGCCAGCGAAGGCTATGCACCGCTGCGTGAGATGGTGGCAGCCAACCTGACCCAACAGGCCAGCGAACAGGGCCAGCACTGGGACGTCAACCCCTCGCAGGTATTGATCACCACCGGCTCCCAACAAGGACTGGACCTGGTGGCCAAGATCCTGGTGGACCAAGGCAGCCGCGTGCTGGTGGAGTCACCCACCTATCTGGGTGCGGTGATGGCCTTCACCCCCATGGAGCCGGAAGTGGTGAGCGTGGAAAGTGACGAAGAAGGCATTGACTTGGCCGACCTGCGCGACAAGGCCCGCGGCGCACGTTTCCTCTATACGCTGCCCAACTTCCAGAACCCGACCGGGCGCACCATGTCCGAAGCGCGCCGTGCCGCACTCAGCAAGGCTTCTGGCGAGCTGGGTCTGCCTCTGATGGAAGACAACCCCTACGGCGACCTGTGGTTCGACACACCGCCACCCGCATCGCTGACGGCGCGCAACCCCGAAGGGGGCATCTACCTGGGCTCTTTCTCCAAGGTGCTGGCACCGGGCTTGCGCATGGGCTTCATCGTGGCGCCCCAGGCGGTGTACCCCAAGCTGCTGCAGGCCAAGCAGGCCGCCGACCTGCACAGCCCCGGTTTCAACCAGCGCATGATTTATGAGGTGATGCAGGACGGCTTTCTGGACCGCCACGTGCCTACCATTCGCGCCCTCTACAAGAGCCAGCGCGACGCCATGCTGCAGGCCCTGGCCGAGCACTTCCCGGATGCGGCCACACAGCCCGAACAGTCACTGACCTGGAATACGCCTGCGGGCGGCATGTTCTTGTGGGCACGCTTGCCCGCAGGCATGAACGCGGTGAACCTGCTGCCCCACGCCGTGGACAAGGGCGTAGCCTTTGTGCCAGGCGCACCGTTCTACGCCAGCCAAGCCGACGAGCGCAGCATGCGCTTGAGCTTTGTTACCCCCAGTGTGGAAGAAATCCGCCGCGGTGTGGCAGCATTGGCCTCCGCCATCAAGGAACAACAAGGACGCTGA
- a CDS encoding glutathione S-transferase: protein MLHIWGRLSSLNVRKVVWAAQEVGVPFQRTDAGLSYGVVRTPEYRSMNPNSEVPTIQDGDLVLWESNVIVRYLCAKHANGTLYPQDLTARFDAERWMDWQQTTFNRAAGTAFVQWFRTPAEKRDMAAIAQSVAATQPLLALLDAHLAQHAYMGGDHFTMADIPLGCDVQRWLGLPEQHPALPNLRRWIAALLARPGAKGVLDLPLS from the coding sequence ATGCTGCATATCTGGGGTCGCCTGAGTTCGCTCAACGTTCGCAAAGTTGTGTGGGCCGCGCAGGAAGTGGGTGTACCCTTCCAGCGCACCGATGCGGGGCTGAGTTATGGCGTGGTGAGAACGCCGGAGTACCGCTCCATGAACCCGAACAGCGAAGTGCCCACCATCCAGGATGGTGATCTGGTGCTGTGGGAGTCCAACGTCATCGTGCGCTACCTGTGCGCCAAGCATGCCAACGGCACCCTCTATCCGCAGGACCTGACCGCGCGCTTCGACGCCGAGCGCTGGATGGACTGGCAACAGACCACTTTCAACCGGGCAGCTGGCACCGCCTTTGTGCAATGGTTTCGCACGCCTGCGGAGAAGCGCGACATGGCGGCCATTGCCCAATCCGTGGCAGCGACGCAGCCGCTACTCGCATTGCTAGATGCCCACCTGGCGCAGCATGCCTACATGGGCGGCGACCACTTCACCATGGCCGACATTCCGCTGGGCTGCGACGTGCAGCGCTGGTTGGGCTTGCCTGAGCAACACCCCGCGTTGCCGAACCTGCGGCGCTGGATCGCCGCCCTGCTGGCACGCCCCGGCGCCAAGGGTGTGCTGGACCTGCCCTTGTCCTGA
- a CDS encoding PhzF family phenazine biosynthesis protein, with protein sequence MPHQRPFKQVDVFTARPYYGNALAVVLDASGMSDDAMQRFAAWTNLAETTFLLPPTPEAAAAGADYQVRIFTTAYEMPFAGHPTLGSCHAWLEHGGTPKDPARIVQQCKVGLVAIRPEGRRLAFAAPPLARSAIAPELLPALLAALGLQAEQLVANQRLVNGPQFFGLLVDSADTVLSLKPDSAAIRAVLAQGGCSGVGIAAIEQESGSHGLIKRSNREARAFGGSAAAASPDNAQPSVEVRMFVSDLAVSEDPITGSFNASLAQWLIADGHAPSSYVAAQGTCIGREGRVHIYQDASGQVWVGGDSVTCINGQVLL encoded by the coding sequence ATGCCGCACCAACGCCCCTTTAAACAGGTCGACGTCTTCACTGCCCGCCCCTATTACGGCAACGCCCTGGCCGTGGTGCTGGATGCCAGCGGCATGAGCGACGACGCCATGCAGCGCTTTGCCGCCTGGACCAATCTGGCCGAAACCACCTTCCTGCTACCACCCACGCCCGAGGCGGCGGCAGCCGGCGCGGATTACCAGGTGCGCATCTTCACCACCGCGTACGAGATGCCATTTGCCGGCCACCCCACGCTGGGCAGTTGCCACGCCTGGCTGGAGCACGGCGGTACGCCCAAAGACCCGGCGCGCATCGTGCAGCAGTGCAAGGTCGGCTTGGTGGCCATTCGGCCCGAAGGCCGGCGCCTGGCGTTTGCCGCACCGCCGCTTGCGCGCAGCGCCATCGCGCCGGAGCTGTTGCCTGCACTGCTGGCGGCCCTGGGGCTGCAAGCAGAGCAACTGGTCGCCAACCAGAGACTGGTCAACGGCCCACAATTCTTCGGCCTGCTGGTGGACAGCGCGGACACCGTGCTCTCCCTCAAGCCGGACTCTGCCGCCATCCGCGCGGTGCTGGCACAGGGCGGATGCAGCGGCGTGGGCATTGCGGCCATCGAGCAGGAGAGCGGCAGCCATGGGTTGATCAAGCGCTCCAACCGCGAGGCGCGCGCCTTCGGCGGCTCTGCAGCCGCAGCGTCCCCGGACAACGCCCAGCCCAGCGTGGAAGTGCGCATGTTTGTCAGCGACCTAGCGGTGTCGGAAGACCCCATCACCGGCAGCTTCAATGCCAGCCTCGCCCAATGGCTGATTGCCGACGGACACGCGCCTTCCAGCTATGTCGCAGCCCAAGGAACCTGCATAGGGCGCGAAGGACGGGTGCACATTTACCAGGACGCGTCCGGCCAAGTCTGGGTTGGCGGGGACAGCGTCACGTGTATCAACGGTCAAGTTCTTCTTTAA
- a CDS encoding pyridoxal-phosphate dependent enzyme, with product MPLHIATPLVQSTPLSHAAQRSVWLKLEALQPPGSFKIRGIGAACEHYAQHGAKRFVSSSGGNAGLAVAYAGRHLSIPVTVVVPSTTSERAKDLLRQEGAEVTVHGASWQEANALAQSLLTGTDAFLHPFDNPLLWSGHASMIDEVAASGVRPDAVVLSVGGGGLLAGVMEGLARNGWGDVPVLAVETDGAASLHAAMQAGERVTLDAITSIATSLGARQVCEKAFELGQSGKVHSVLVSDQEAVDACNRFLDDHRLLVEPACGAALAAAYGNASALAPYRNVLVIVCGGATATAGNLQQWARQLAA from the coding sequence ATGCCTTTGCACATTGCCACTCCACTGGTTCAATCCACCCCACTGTCCCATGCCGCGCAACGCTCCGTCTGGCTCAAGCTCGAAGCCTTGCAGCCGCCCGGCTCCTTCAAGATCCGCGGCATAGGTGCCGCCTGCGAACACTATGCACAGCACGGCGCCAAGCGCTTTGTGTCCTCCAGCGGTGGCAATGCCGGGCTGGCCGTGGCCTATGCGGGTCGCCATCTGTCCATTCCCGTGACCGTGGTGGTCCCGTCCACCACCTCGGAGCGTGCCAAAGACCTGCTGCGCCAGGAAGGTGCCGAGGTCACCGTGCATGGCGCCAGCTGGCAGGAAGCCAATGCGCTGGCGCAGTCGCTGCTGACCGGCACCGACGCCTTTCTGCATCCGTTTGACAACCCGCTGCTGTGGAGCGGCCACGCCAGCATGATTGATGAAGTCGCAGCCAGCGGCGTGCGGCCCGATGCTGTAGTGCTGTCGGTTGGTGGCGGTGGATTGCTGGCCGGCGTCATGGAAGGCCTGGCGCGCAATGGCTGGGGCGATGTGCCGGTACTGGCCGTGGAAACGGACGGCGCCGCGTCCCTGCACGCCGCCATGCAGGCTGGCGAGCGCGTAACACTGGATGCCATCACCAGCATCGCCACCTCCCTGGGCGCACGCCAGGTCTGTGAAAAAGCTTTCGAGCTGGGTCAAAGCGGCAAGGTGCACAGCGTGCTGGTGTCAGACCAGGAGGCCGTGGATGCCTGCAACCGCTTTCTGGACGACCACCGTCTGCTGGTGGAGCCAGCCTGCGGTGCTGCACTGGCCGCCGCGTACGGCAACGCCAGTGCCCTCGCGCCCTACCGCAACGTGCTGGTAATCGTGTGCGGTGGCGCCACGGCCACTGCGGGCAATCTGCAGCAATGGGCCCGGCAGCTGGCCGCCTAG
- a CDS encoding DUF3291 domain-containing protein produces the protein MAAYQLAQLNIAQMRTPMDSPEMADFVANLDRINALADSAPGFVWRLAGDDGNATAFRPFGEDTLVNLSVWDNVDALGAFVYKTAHVEIMKRRKEWFDRMEQAYMVLWWVPADHRPDEAEAKDRLQTLRTLGPTDKAFTFKQPFPAPL, from the coding sequence ATGGCCGCCTACCAACTTGCCCAACTCAACATCGCGCAGATGCGCACGCCCATGGACTCGCCCGAGATGGCCGACTTTGTCGCCAACCTAGACCGTATCAATGCGCTGGCCGACAGCGCGCCGGGCTTTGTCTGGCGCCTGGCAGGCGACGATGGCAACGCCACCGCGTTCCGCCCGTTTGGCGAAGACACACTGGTCAACCTGTCGGTGTGGGACAACGTGGACGCCTTGGGCGCGTTCGTCTACAAGACGGCGCATGTGGAAATCATGAAGCGGCGCAAGGAGTGGTTCGACCGCATGGAGCAGGCCTATATGGTGCTGTGGTGGGTACCCGCCGACCACCGCCCCGATGAGGCCGAAGCCAAGGATAGGCTGCAGACCCTGCGCACCCTGGGCCCGACCGACAAGGCCTTTACTTTCAAGCAGCCTTTCCCCGCGCCGCTATGA